tattatactttaaaatgatatatacatacacagtaatgtctatatatatatattgctaacgatcaaaaagttcaaaagaaaaccaaagacaCTATTTTTACACTAGTCAAAGATCATCGTCTCTTAAACTCCGTTCAATCATTACAATTTACAGTTCTTTGACTCTTCTTGTATCCCACCATTTCAAAGAACGatcaaatcttcttcttttaagTTTTCACCATTAAACCTGCAAACCCACTTACAAGGAAGAATTCCCATCTCTCCAAGAAACCAGAAGATTCCTTTGTTCCCACAAATAGACCGACACACCCAGAAACAGCCATGAAAAACAGCTAAAGAAACAGATAGAGAAGCCTCCACCACCGCCGCCGGGAATTCGTGCCCTAGAaacccatttgagattttgattgTATGACGTCACAGATGAAGCCAATGTCGCATAATGATAGTGCCCCATCCACACCAGGCAAGTTCAAGATCGACAAATCTCCTTTTGTTCACAACAGGCTTCGATTGCATTCTTCTCTGGTCAAGCTCACATTTTGGTCCTTCATTTTCCTGACCctgatttttctcttcttctatcgTTCATCATCCTCTAATCCACTTCCGGCGGACCCATCTCGCCGCTCTTTGCGGACCTACAATTGGGGCGGAGCCGCGTGGGAGAAGCGTGTCCGGACCTCCGCCCGGATCCGGTCGCGAAATGGGATCTCTGTTCTGGTTACAGGAGCTGCTGGATTCGTGGGCACCCATGTCTCCGCGGCGCTTAAAAGACGCGGCGATGGTGTTTTGGGGCTCGACAATTTCAATGATTACTACGATCCTTCCTTGAAACGCGATCGTCAGGCTCTTCTTGAAAGGTCCGGAGTCTTCATTGTTGAAGGTGATATCAATGATGCAGCTTTGTTGAGGAAGCTTTTCGAGGTTGTCGCATTTACGCACGTGATGCATTTAGCTGCTCAGGCTGGTGTCAGATATGCCATGGAGAATCCTAGCTCCTATGTGCATAGCAACATTGCCGGGCTTGTTAATCTCCTGGAGGTATGCAAATCTGCGAATCCACAACCGGCGATAGTGTGGGCATCTTCCAGCTCTGTTTATGGACTCAATACAAAGGTGCCTTTTTCAGAGAAAGACAGAACTGATCAGCCAGCGAGTCTCTATGCAGCTACTAAGAAAGCTGGGGAGGAGATTGCACACACTTACAATCATATCTATGGGCTTTCCCTAACTGGGTTGCGATTTTTCACCGTTTATGGCCCCTGGGGACGGCCAGATATGGCGTATTTCTTCTTTACTAAGGATATTTTGAAGGGGAAAACAATACCCATTTTTGAGTCGGCTAATCATGGCACGGTTGCCAGGGATTTCACCTACATTGATGATATTGTGAAGGGTTGTTTGGCAGCATTGGATACTGCAGAGAAGAGTACAGGCAGCGGAGGGAAGAAAAAGGGTCCAGCGCAATTGAGAGTTTTCAATTTAGGGAATACATCACCAGTGCCTGTATCAGATCTGGTTAGCATTTTGGAGAGGCTTTTGAAGGTGAAAGTAAAGAGGAACTTTATGAAATTGCCAAGGAATGGGGATGTGCCGTTCACACATGCTAATATTAGTTCAGCACAGAGGGAGCTTGGGTATAAGCCCACCACGGATCTTCAGTCAGGGTTGAAGAAGTTTGTGAGGTGGTACGTGAGTTACTATAAGGATGGGAAGAAGGCTGCGGAACGATGATTGGATTCTTTTGGTGGTATTGGATCGCATGGTAGGATGATCCGTTTAAATTCTTGTTCATTATGATTCTTATAATTGATTGGTTCGTTTAACATTTCTCTGTTCCCTCATTGCCTGAGTATTGCCTTGGCATGTCTTTGATGACACACATAAGAAGGAAAACTTCTTTATTATGTTGTGTTGGTTGGTTGGTGGAGATTGTTTGCTGGTCACTCACAAGCTGTATCAAGAGAAAACCACAGCAATCTTTTTTGCCTATATTTTTCCACTTCGCCCCTCTTTTGAGGAATGTAATTGTAGTAGTTACGGAATTGTAGAAATAATGGCTGATAGAACATATGCTGATTGGTGTACCTGGATCCTTTGCACTCCAATTTCAATAAGATAGAACACGAAAAATGTCAGTTTTGTGTTTACTTACTAGATTGAGTTACCTTTGACTTCTCTGTGTTATCTAATTGTTATTAGTAATGTCTATGATATGGTTTGCTGCTTTGATTTGTAAGGGATCGGTTTTTTGGGTTCCAATTGCCTTTTAGAATCTTCTTACCAATGGCATCTTCTCTTAATTGCAAAAGCTCCAGTTGCTCTCTTTAATGTTTTGCTCTTTTGGCTGATAAACAATCTTGCTTCTCCAGTAAGTTtgattttgttctcttttcttggCTTACAGCTTTATCTTTTTATTATGCATGTAGATGCATGGTTGGACTGACTTTCTTTTGCGCAATTTAGATCCActtcttttttatgttttgctCTTTTGGGTGATAATAGATCTTGCTTCTACACTAGTGTTTGTTTTCCGGTAGCCCAAGTCCTTGTAGATTGAGCCTCCAGTTAACCTCCAAATGAGGATAAATCTATTTATAGGTTTTATGGTGGTTTTCTGTCTTAGATTATCCCTGTGCAGAACAGTGGCTTGGGAAATATAACTAGCATGGAACTGATGTTTTCCATGGTAAGAACTAGTTTGATATTGATGCGAATAGGTACgatttttgtgaaaattttgtctatttGAGAGGGGAGTTGCATAGTTCAGTCTTGAGAGATAAATACTAGACAAGTAGAGATGCTTAGTTCAAGCTTCCATGCCTCTTAATATCATTTGTCTGTCCAGATTTTAGTTGGTCTTCCTACCCTTGTTTCTGTAAGATATCCATGTTGTCGACTCTATATACTGCATATCTTACTAAATCCAAGGTCGTACTGATTCATTGCAGAGTGGTGAGAAAAATAGAAGTTAGCAATTAGTGTTGGCACAGAGTCATCTAGTCAGAAGGGCTTGATGTTGGTATTGTTCCATTTTGTTTTACCCTTTGTCTTGTTTGTAGGAAGACCTTCATTACAACCACGGCATTTTCTCTTCAGCTACACCTTGTTGTCGGTTTTCATGCTGCTTAGTTCTTTATAGGACTGTTCAAGATTAGCCTTGATTATCAAAGGACTTAAAAATAACACTTGTTTGTCCTTGTTGACCACTTTCTGGTTGTGCTACTATGGTTAGAGTATAGAGAGATGACAAGAATGATCCTTTTGTTGAATTTCTTGGGACAAAATACGCACAGCTTCAAAATTTGCCTCAATCTTATTGTGCTTTTAGAGGAATCTGTTTTAAATTTTTACAGGTTTCAGACAAGAAAATTCCCTTCTTCACCTTTACCATTCTTGAATTTAGATATTCTTGCTAGTTTTGGTAAGTAATCTGTTTTCCGGAGTCGTTTTCATTCCATGAGCAGATTCAATAAGGTCTCATTGCATCTCCTTTCTCTTGCATTGGAACTGAAATTGATTCCAACCTTAGAAGTTGAAGACGTGTTGATTGGAAAATAGGATCCTTGTAAAGTAGGGTTTTCAGGCTTCTTTTTGGTCAAACTTGATGGCTGGCTGACATTGCCACGACCTCCTTAAACTGTAAGCAATATCTGCCAGCTATATTTGACGATGTCACATGAAATAAACCATCTCAATCGAGGTTAGATTCCCCAACAAAGTTTCATTGCTTTCGCTTAATAGGAAGGCCACGTTCTTGCTTAAAACACACCTGTGTTGGATTGTATAGTAGTTAGCTCGAATGCCTTAGACTTTGCATTTAATCACTAATGACTTGCTTTCGAGCatttttctgtgtttttttccCTCAAATATTGCTAAAACCAGTTTCCTTGTTTATCTTCTTATCGTAAATCTTATTAGTCTTGACAACCACGTCAAAAAGAGCCTCTCGACCAAATTTTACGCATGCAAATTGACAAAGGCTTGGTGATTAAAATAGTTCCAGCCATGAAAACTGGGTGTAGGCTGAAAAAGACACCATGTGTTTAGCACGAAAATCCAATCTTCAACCAGCAAGGAGATCCTTTCCAGAACATCATatagattgcacaaaaacgagagaaATTTTGAAAGAAGACCCTCCTcactataaataaaaaatgtcatgGTATCAAGAATTATAGGTTCAAAAAATTATAGGTCTCCTGTCTGGCCAGGATTCTATCTTTTCGAAGTACTTGACAGGAACCACACCATCAAAACCTTCAGTCAATACCACCTTGTTGT
This sequence is a window from Tripterygium wilfordii isolate XIE 37 chromosome 8, ASM1340144v1, whole genome shotgun sequence. Protein-coding genes within it:
- the LOC120004334 gene encoding UDP-glucuronate 4-epimerase 3-like, with translation MTSQMKPMSHNDSAPSTPGKFKIDKSPFVHNRLRLHSSLVKLTFWSFIFLTLIFLFFYRSSSSNPLPADPSRRSLRTYNWGGAAWEKRVRTSARIRSRNGISVLVTGAAGFVGTHVSAALKRRGDGVLGLDNFNDYYDPSLKRDRQALLERSGVFIVEGDINDAALLRKLFEVVAFTHVMHLAAQAGVRYAMENPSSYVHSNIAGLVNLLEVCKSANPQPAIVWASSSSVYGLNTKVPFSEKDRTDQPASLYAATKKAGEEIAHTYNHIYGLSLTGLRFFTVYGPWGRPDMAYFFFTKDILKGKTIPIFESANHGTVARDFTYIDDIVKGCLAALDTAEKSTGSGGKKKGPAQLRVFNLGNTSPVPVSDLVSILERLLKVKVKRNFMKLPRNGDVPFTHANISSAQRELGYKPTTDLQSGLKKFVRWYVSYYKDGKKAAER